One genomic segment of Nitrososphaerota archaeon includes these proteins:
- a CDS encoding acetyl-CoA C-acyltransferase, which translates to MAGRLEPMDEAKAAYVVEAVRTPIGKYGGILRDVRPDDLGALMIRKIVERTRLDSSAVDDVYFGCSNQGGEDNRNVARMAVLLAGLPHTVPGATVNRLCGSGLEAVNDAARVVLSGEGDLLIAGGVESMTRAPLVGLKPEHAYKRGGLTLVDSTIGWRFANPAFPSEYPLYSMGETAENLAEKYKISREAQDEFAFGSHRKAVGAQESGRFVEEVIPVNTSESPDGVDSDEGPRKDTSLEKLAKLKPAFRERGTVTAGNSSGINDGAAAMLIASHQAIEKHGLKPVAKYLGSVTAGVHPSYMGIGPVDATNKLLGRLGMKLEEFGVIEINEAFAAQVLACVEEMPGFGTEKVNPNGGAIALGHPLGCSGARLVTTLVYEMKRTGSRYGLATMCIGVGQGISTAFELVK; encoded by the coding sequence ATGGCCGGTCGGCTCGAACCCATGGACGAAGCCAAGGCTGCCTACGTGGTAGAGGCAGTCAGGACACCGATCGGAAAGTACGGCGGGATTCTCCGCGACGTCAGGCCAGACGACCTCGGCGCACTCATGATTAGGAAGATTGTGGAGAGAACAAGGCTCGATTCTTCGGCGGTGGATGATGTTTACTTTGGGTGCTCGAACCAGGGGGGAGAGGATAATCGCAACGTGGCGAGGATGGCGGTGCTTCTCGCAGGATTGCCTCACACGGTTCCCGGTGCGACTGTCAACAGGCTCTGCGGATCGGGGCTTGAGGCCGTGAATGACGCCGCCAGGGTCGTTCTCTCAGGAGAGGGAGATCTTTTGATCGCAGGAGGGGTCGAGAGCATGACAAGGGCTCCTCTGGTTGGGCTCAAGCCAGAGCACGCTTACAAGAGGGGCGGCCTGACTCTGGTCGATAGCACCATAGGGTGGAGGTTTGCGAACCCCGCGTTCCCATCGGAGTATCCGCTCTACTCCATGGGGGAGACCGCAGAGAACCTCGCGGAGAAGTACAAGATCAGCAGAGAGGCACAGGACGAATTCGCATTTGGCAGTCATCGGAAGGCCGTGGGGGCACAGGAATCGGGAAGGTTTGTTGAGGAAGTCATCCCCGTAAACACCTCAGAGTCGCCGGACGGAGTGGATTCTGACGAGGGGCCACGAAAGGACACGTCCCTTGAGAAGCTCGCGAAACTCAAGCCGGCGTTTAGAGAGCGGGGGACGGTCACAGCCGGGAACTCGTCCGGGATCAACGACGGGGCGGCCGCCATGTTGATAGCAAGTCATCAAGCGATCGAGAAGCATGGTTTGAAGCCCGTTGCCAAGTATCTGGGGAGCGTTACTGCGGGCGTCCACCCGAGCTACATGGGCATAGGACCTGTAGACGCTACGAATAAGCTGCTAGGGAGACTGGGAATGAAACTGGAGGAGTTCGGGGTCATCGAGATCAACGAGGCGTTCGCAGCCCAAGTCCTCGCCTGCGTCGAGGAGATGCCAGGATTCGGGACGGAGAAAGTGAACCCGAACGGTGGAGCTATCGCGCTGGGGCACCCCCTGGGATGCAGCGGTGCGAGGCTGGTGACCACCCTTGTCTATGAGATGAAGAGGACGGGAAGTAGGTACGGCCTGGCGACCATGTGCATCGGGGTAGGCCAGGGAATCTCGACGGCCTTCGAGCTAGTGAAGTAA
- a CDS encoding aldehyde dehydrogenase family protein: protein MQAETVPTYEMFIGGAWVPSHSGRIYPVFNPALGQVLAHVPKGDVDDVNTAVDAAKKAFENPAWRSMDPSKRGRILYKVSQALRERLADFAKLETSNNGKPLGQAKGDVAMAARHFEYFAGLADKIQGSTISVPGNRLDYTVKEPLGVTAHIVPWNYPLVMAARSMAPALAAGNTVVAKPASFTPITLLKFAEVCKEAGLPDGVVNVITGGGDEVGGALARHRDVKLVALTGSVETGMSVMALASTNLTRTVMELGGKNPTMVFGDADLVKASRGVLNGIFTNAGQMCWAGSRLLVESGVKDALMTKLVGGAKSMRLGNGMEPETTMGPLVADSHRRKVGGYVELGIAEGAKVATGGSAPESEGLGTGYFYSPTILDEVSQDMRVAREEIFGPVLTVTTFETQDDAVAKANDSDYGLWAGVWTKDLARAHRVAGSVEAGIVTINEEPLTFPQTPFGGFKRSGNSSEQGMDAIHSYVRVKNVSVNLD, encoded by the coding sequence GTGCAGGCAGAAACTGTCCCCACCTACGAGATGTTCATCGGGGGGGCCTGGGTCCCTTCGCATTCAGGCAGGATCTACCCAGTCTTCAATCCCGCATTGGGCCAGGTGCTCGCGCACGTTCCGAAGGGAGACGTGGACGACGTGAACACTGCGGTGGACGCGGCCAAGAAGGCGTTCGAGAACCCAGCCTGGAGGTCGATGGACCCAAGCAAGAGGGGGAGAATCCTCTACAAGGTGTCGCAGGCCCTTCGGGAAAGGCTGGCCGACTTCGCGAAGCTTGAGACGTCGAACAATGGCAAACCCCTGGGCCAGGCGAAGGGGGACGTGGCCATGGCAGCGCGCCACTTCGAATACTTCGCGGGGCTCGCCGACAAGATACAGGGGAGCACCATATCCGTGCCCGGAAACCGCCTTGATTATACCGTCAAGGAACCGCTGGGGGTGACTGCCCATATCGTTCCCTGGAACTACCCCCTCGTGATGGCCGCGAGGAGCATGGCCCCTGCTCTGGCAGCTGGGAATACGGTTGTCGCGAAGCCGGCCTCTTTCACTCCGATAACCCTGCTCAAGTTCGCAGAAGTCTGCAAGGAAGCTGGACTTCCGGACGGAGTCGTCAATGTCATCACCGGGGGCGGGGATGAGGTGGGGGGAGCACTGGCGAGGCACAGGGACGTCAAGCTGGTGGCTTTGACCGGGTCCGTGGAGACCGGGATGAGCGTGATGGCCCTCGCCTCGACGAATCTGACCAGGACAGTGATGGAGCTGGGGGGGAAGAACCCGACAATGGTCTTCGGCGACGCCGACTTGGTCAAAGCTTCCAGGGGAGTGCTCAACGGGATATTCACCAACGCAGGGCAGATGTGTTGGGCGGGGTCGAGGCTTCTGGTGGAATCAGGGGTGAAGGACGCCCTCATGACCAAGCTCGTGGGCGGAGCGAAGTCCATGCGGCTCGGGAACGGTATGGAACCAGAAACGACCATGGGACCGCTGGTCGCAGACTCGCACAGGAGGAAGGTGGGCGGGTACGTGGAGCTTGGAATCGCCGAGGGGGCCAAGGTGGCGACGGGGGGGTCGGCCCCAGAGTCGGAGGGGCTCGGGACGGGCTACTTCTACAGCCCGACGATACTCGACGAAGTTTCGCAGGACATGCGGGTGGCGAGGGAGGAGATTTTCGGACCGGTGCTCACGGTCACGACCTTCGAGACTCAGGATGATGCGGTGGCGAAAGCCAACGATTCGGACTACGGCCTATGGGCGGGCGTGTGGACAAAGGACTTGGCAAGGGCCCACAGGGTCGCAGGGTCGGTCGAGGCCGGGATAGTCACGATCAACGAAGAACCTCTCACGTTCCCGCAGACGCCCTTTGGGGGGTTCAAGAGGAGCGGGAACAGCTCGGAGCAGGGGATGGATGCGATTCATTCTTACGTCCGCGTGAAGAACGTCTCCGTGAACCTGGACTAG
- a CDS encoding DUF2203 domain-containing protein: MEANRTTTFDFEAGHLYTPQEASKLLPDIKPKVKELIERKKMVVQLHTELERYNLLGFRTAEVAEKAAILDALVEGMTKKIEELEDLGVQVKDLDFGLIDFPAERYGEHVMLCWKYGEADVSYWHKPDEGYNGRKPLKIQLIQP, from the coding sequence ATGGAGGCGAATCGCACAACGACGTTCGACTTTGAAGCCGGACATCTGTACACCCCCCAGGAAGCGTCCAAACTCCTCCCGGACATCAAACCCAAGGTGAAGGAGCTGATCGAGAGGAAGAAGATGGTCGTCCAACTTCACACCGAGCTCGAGAGGTACAACCTTCTTGGCTTCAGGACGGCCGAGGTGGCGGAGAAGGCGGCCATCCTGGATGCGTTGGTGGAAGGGATGACCAAGAAGATCGAGGAGTTGGAAGACCTTGGAGTGCAGGTGAAGGACCTGGACTTTGGGCTGATAGATTTCCCTGCCGAGAGGTATGGAGAACATGTGATGCTCTGCTGGAAGTATGGGGAAGCTGATGTCTCCTACTGGCACAAGCCCGACGAAGGCTACAACGGGCGCAAGCCGTTGAAGATTCAGCTCATCCAACCCTAG
- a CDS encoding enoyl-CoA hydratase-related protein, whose amino-acid sequence MNLETVKTEAKKGVYWITLNRPDKLNAFNEQMGIDLMEALKEGEKATEVRCLVLTGEGRAFSVGEDLNTNRASYDSGKPNLLGEVLKRKYNPIVQRIRKMDKPVLAGVNGVTAGAGLGLALACDMRAASEKATFHEAFIKVGLAPDSGTSFWLTRILGLAKAMEVGLLGEPIGSTMALNLGLVNWVFPDDRFRDELIEIAERLASGPTRAMGLTKRALNRAIVVDMDSALEYETYLQDIAGRTKDHVEGVRAFFEKREANFSGQ is encoded by the coding sequence TTGAACCTCGAGACTGTGAAGACGGAGGCGAAAAAAGGGGTCTACTGGATCACTCTAAACCGGCCCGACAAGCTGAACGCCTTCAATGAGCAGATGGGAATCGACCTGATGGAGGCACTCAAGGAGGGGGAGAAGGCGACTGAGGTGCGCTGTCTGGTCCTGACCGGGGAAGGGAGGGCGTTTTCCGTAGGTGAGGACCTGAACACCAACAGGGCGAGCTACGACAGCGGGAAGCCGAACCTGCTTGGAGAGGTCCTCAAGAGGAAATACAACCCGATTGTTCAGCGGATTAGGAAGATGGACAAGCCGGTCCTGGCTGGGGTGAATGGAGTGACCGCAGGAGCGGGGCTGGGGTTGGCGCTGGCTTGCGACATGAGGGCAGCTTCGGAAAAGGCGACGTTCCACGAAGCGTTCATCAAGGTGGGCCTGGCGCCGGACTCGGGTACCAGCTTCTGGCTGACGAGGATCCTGGGCCTCGCCAAGGCGATGGAGGTGGGGCTCCTGGGGGAGCCCATCGGTTCCACCATGGCGCTGAACCTGGGCCTGGTGAACTGGGTCTTCCCTGACGACAGGTTCAGGGACGAGCTCATCGAGATCGCCGAAAGACTGGCATCAGGTCCGACCCGAGCGATGGGACTTACAAAGAGGGCTCTCAACAGGGCCATTGTCGTGGACATGGACTCAGCCCTGGAGTATGAGACTTACCTGCAGGACATAGCGGGGAGGACGAAGGACCACGTCGAAGGAGTCAGGGCCTTCTTCGAGAAACGGGAAGCGAACTTTTCGGGTCAATAG
- a CDS encoding enoyl-CoA hydratase-related protein, with protein MNYETIAASKEGALGVITLSRPDAMNALNTKMVNELVSALGEFETDDGVRCVVIAGSERAFSAGADIKEMADMTAVQMTMTGHFFPLWDRVGRYPKPIVGALSGFVLGGGLELAMCCDVLIASETVQLGQPEIDIGVIPGGGGTQRLTRAVGKYKAMEMVLTGKRIGAEEAKTLGLVSRVVPKEAYLTEAKKVANEIAARSPVAVRLAKMAVNKAFEMGLSDGLDFERELFYLLFASEDKVEGMKAFMEKRKPEFKGK; from the coding sequence GTGAACTACGAGACAATAGCGGCCTCGAAAGAGGGCGCGCTGGGTGTGATTACACTCAGCCGGCCCGATGCGATGAACGCGCTGAACACCAAAATGGTCAATGAGCTCGTTTCTGCGCTTGGGGAGTTCGAGACGGACGACGGGGTGAGATGCGTTGTGATTGCGGGGAGCGAGAGGGCGTTTTCTGCGGGGGCCGACATCAAAGAGATGGCGGACATGACGGCGGTCCAGATGACGATGACTGGTCACTTCTTCCCGCTGTGGGACCGTGTGGGGAGGTACCCGAAGCCGATAGTCGGGGCATTGAGCGGTTTCGTCCTGGGAGGAGGGCTGGAGCTGGCGATGTGCTGCGACGTCCTGATAGCGTCTGAGACGGTCCAGCTCGGCCAGCCGGAAATCGACATCGGCGTCATCCCGGGGGGAGGGGGGACCCAGAGGTTGACCAGGGCAGTCGGGAAGTACAAGGCGATGGAGATGGTACTCACGGGGAAGAGGATCGGGGCAGAGGAGGCGAAGACCCTCGGGCTAGTAAGCAGGGTCGTGCCGAAGGAGGCGTACCTGACGGAAGCGAAGAAGGTGGCCAACGAGATAGCTGCGAGGTCCCCGGTGGCGGTCCGGCTGGCAAAGATGGCGGTCAACAAAGCCTTCGAGATGGGGCTCTCCGACGGCCTGGACTTCGAAAGGGAGCTCTTCTATTTGCTCTTCGCGTCCGAGGACAAGGTGGAGGGAATGAAGGCATTCATGGAGAAGCGCAAGCCGGAATTCAAGGGGAAGTAG
- a CDS encoding Nif3-like dinuclear metal center hexameric protein — MQLALGMARMSKVPADSGVWVPGKDIQKVLFALDAGAPELILAKEKGYDLLIAHHPVGPARLTFPRVVERHVGFMMEKGVPEEVAERATEELVSRIEVKAHPTNYQQDVDFAKKLGIPFMNIHLPIDQVTREFLLGAIGRSRARTVGELVDKLERIPEFRKAKTRIEVRMGERKDPLGKWVLVFAAGTNGGFPVATAYFDHGIDTVIYLHIDYDELIRLRKDSKGSLVVLGHMAGDSIGINLFLRKLRTRGIRSDTLGVVR; from the coding sequence ATGCAGCTCGCTCTGGGCATGGCCAGGATGTCGAAGGTCCCCGCGGACAGCGGGGTCTGGGTCCCAGGGAAGGATATCCAGAAGGTCCTCTTCGCATTGGACGCGGGAGCGCCCGAGCTCATTCTGGCGAAGGAAAAAGGATACGACCTGCTCATTGCGCACCACCCCGTCGGGCCGGCGAGGCTCACGTTCCCCCGGGTGGTCGAGAGACATGTCGGATTCATGATGGAGAAGGGAGTCCCAGAAGAGGTCGCGGAGAGGGCAACCGAGGAACTGGTGAGTAGGATCGAGGTCAAGGCCCATCCGACCAACTACCAGCAGGACGTGGACTTCGCGAAAAAGCTCGGGATCCCCTTCATGAACATACACTTGCCCATCGACCAAGTCACCAGGGAGTTCCTCCTGGGCGCCATCGGGAGGTCGAGGGCGAGGACGGTGGGGGAGCTCGTGGACAAGCTAGAGAGGATTCCAGAGTTCAGGAAGGCGAAGACACGAATCGAGGTCAGGATGGGGGAGAGGAAGGACCCCCTGGGCAAGTGGGTTCTCGTCTTCGCGGCAGGGACCAACGGCGGATTCCCGGTCGCGACAGCGTACTTCGACCACGGCATCGATACGGTGATCTACCTTCACATCGACTACGACGAGCTCATTAGACTGAGGAAGGACTCCAAGGGAAGCCTTGTCGTGCTGGGTCACATGGCCGGAGATTCGATCGGGATCAACCTCTTTCTTCGGAAGCTGCGCACCAGGGGAATCAGGTCGGACACCCTCGGGGTAGTGCGCTAG
- a CDS encoding cob(I)yrinic acid a,c-diamide adenosyltransferase, with translation MYTRRGDRGETSLYGPKRVPKDSPRVEAYGTIDELNSLLGVIIAQSKNRKINAELREVQRWLFVAGADAASELGVSTAVPRISSADTARLEIMTDRLLAGQPTLKNFILPGGSLVGANLQLARAVCRRAERRILTASKAEPMNTELVPFFNRLSSYLFNLSRSVNRKAGKKEDLWKSA, from the coding sequence TTGTACACGCGGCGCGGCGACAGGGGCGAGACATCGCTCTACGGGCCGAAAAGGGTTCCAAAAGATTCTCCGCGCGTCGAAGCCTACGGCACCATCGACGAGCTCAACAGTCTTCTCGGGGTCATCATAGCGCAGTCGAAGAACAGGAAGATCAACGCTGAGTTGAGGGAGGTCCAGCGATGGCTCTTTGTGGCGGGCGCCGACGCCGCTTCGGAGCTCGGAGTCTCCACGGCGGTTCCGCGGATCTCCAGCGCAGACACCGCCCGGCTCGAGATCATGACCGACAGACTCCTGGCGGGCCAGCCGACGTTGAAGAACTTCATTCTTCCAGGCGGTTCCCTCGTCGGGGCCAACCTGCAGTTGGCCAGGGCCGTCTGCCGGAGGGCAGAAAGACGGATACTGACCGCTTCGAAGGCCGAGCCCATGAACACTGAACTGGTGCCATTCTTCAACAGGCTCTCGTCCTACCTGTTCAACCTGTCCCGGAGTGTGAACAGGAAGGCAGGAAAGAAGGAAGACCTCTGGAAGTCGGCCTAG